Proteins from a single region of Undibacterium sp. KW1:
- a CDS encoding helix-turn-helix domain-containing protein, which produces METILGNELRKQRTSTKVTLRQVANIVGCTAPYLHRIEAGCCAPTDQAFLIKLAQALMLNHKEQCQFIEYASESQRTIRISKAVGAEALRIINQTARNLEMLEQEDLQKIEQILNNARQK; this is translated from the coding sequence ATGGAAACAATTCTAGGCAATGAGCTTCGAAAGCAAAGAACAAGCACCAAAGTCACCTTGAGACAGGTAGCCAACATCGTCGGATGTACTGCTCCTTACCTGCATCGTATTGAAGCTGGTTGTTGCGCGCCTACTGATCAGGCTTTCTTAATAAAACTGGCTCAAGCCCTTATGCTTAATCATAAAGAGCAATGCCAATTTATTGAGTATGCGAGTGAATCTCAGCGAACCATTCGCATATCCAAAGCTGTCGGTGCAGAAGCATTAAGAATCATCAATCAAACTGCACGCAATCTGGAAATGCTAGAGCAAGAAGATTTGCAGAAGATAGAACAGATATTGAATAATGCTCGTCAAAAATGA
- a CDS encoding glycosylase gives MFKWEKLGKIFDPRDMEGKSWMHEFAQSPSVVIHDDYVRVYFCSRPAPSADGQYLSYLAHIDLDRNDLTQVKNVCQQPALSLGGLGCFDEFGTNPVSVIRDGEQHRVYYAGWTRCESVPFNGAIGVAVSHDGGNSFVRLGDGPVISYSLDEPFLMGSPRIRKFNDKWTLWYVAGKEWIKTSGRPEPVYRIRMASSDNGYDWEKAGRDLIESRLGEQECQACPDVLYRDGLYHMFFSYRSTENYKSKQGGYRIGYASSSDMLNWHRDDDRAGIQVSESGWDSEMVNYPHVFMLDGDVYMLYQGNEMGRTGMGLARMAPGQHWGQV, from the coding sequence ATGTTCAAGTGGGAAAAACTAGGGAAAATATTTGACCCCAGAGATATGGAAGGCAAGAGCTGGATGCATGAGTTTGCCCAGTCGCCTTCGGTCGTTATCCATGATGATTACGTCAGGGTGTATTTCTGTTCCCGTCCTGCCCCGTCTGCAGATGGGCAATACCTCAGCTACCTGGCCCACATAGATCTCGACCGTAATGACCTGACTCAGGTAAAGAATGTCTGCCAGCAGCCAGCACTCAGCCTTGGCGGGCTGGGATGCTTCGATGAGTTTGGCACCAATCCTGTCTCTGTTATTCGTGATGGAGAACAACACCGTGTCTATTATGCGGGCTGGACGCGTTGCGAATCAGTACCCTTCAATGGAGCCATAGGTGTTGCTGTCAGCCATGACGGCGGCAATAGCTTTGTACGTCTTGGAGATGGGCCTGTCATTTCATATAGCCTTGACGAGCCTTTTCTCATGGGCAGCCCGAGAATAAGAAAGTTCAACGACAAATGGACGCTCTGGTATGTCGCTGGCAAGGAATGGATTAAAACCAGCGGCAGGCCAGAACCCGTCTATCGCATACGCATGGCCAGCTCGGACAATGGCTACGACTGGGAAAAAGCAGGTCGCGATCTGATCGAAAGCCGTCTCGGTGAACAAGAATGCCAGGCCTGCCCGGACGTGCTTTACCGTGACGGTTTATACCATATGTTTTTTTCTTACCGCAGCACCGAGAACTATAAAAGCAAGCAAGGCGGCTACCGTATAGGCTATGCCAGCTCAAGTGACATGTTGAACTGGCACAGGGATGACGACAGAGCTGGCATACAGGTCTCTGAGTCTGGCTGGGATTCAGAGATGGTCAATTACCCGCATGTCTTTATGCTTGATGGTGATGTTTACATGCTCTACCAGGGCAACGAGATGGGCCGCACTGGCATGGGTCTGGCGCGTATGGCACCGGGACAACATTGGGGGCAGGTATGA
- a CDS encoding integrase: MKKIFEPKLTMSVTAVPPDSFESLDYQSPCPDFVVSRNLDGSIASIYGDLIWDYTAYEPSTRPSVLNFIFWKTGKITNRRIQLTLETRYIIFSLIWLRSGNPLSNGTLRNYTIVVNELARYSEIKNITICNLLAEEKSLWDFVNSQKSGWLVETFTSMIKMLANTIEIDKRMKVVSGKILRLLRQRGIQYRRTLNQHAPIPTRIYSEFIARLKTEIINWKKIEEQMLLAIETCSENRSQRKKDKFGNQKYTPISQLINQVCLDYLFENDLDCNVKSLSKIITEMQLVSKLTIQVFSGMRDNEAFTLPYDCLEESYANGIKHFFIRGNTTKFNNGRQVQTRWVTNLDGADAIKIAQRIALTIYKKLGIDPTGQSQKKNEIPLFISAGHLPLATLSPKRKNGQLQPTKIAFSRLSALREKLIPKIQESDILELEEIDQHRSWRSEEKFQIGILWHFCSHQLRRSLALYAQRSGLVSLSSLRRQLQHITNEMSQYYAKGSAFAKDLIGDDKDHFGLVWQRTQPESAGLSYIKNVLLSEEMLVGGHASWVKNQNMKSNAVLAVDRDLTMLRFKKGEMAYTETIVGGCTNIDACKHPALDWLNFECLASNCKNLVCDPRKLDRVISAHKKFLISLDPNTVEYRTEKSNLEALQKMYAITQTP, from the coding sequence ATGAAGAAAATTTTTGAACCTAAATTGACGATGTCCGTTACCGCTGTCCCACCGGACTCATTCGAAAGTTTAGATTATCAATCACCCTGCCCTGATTTCGTAGTTAGTCGCAATCTTGATGGCTCCATCGCCTCGATATACGGAGATTTAATTTGGGATTACACGGCGTACGAGCCAAGCACCAGACCAAGCGTGCTTAACTTTATATTTTGGAAAACGGGGAAAATAACCAACAGAAGAATTCAGTTAACTTTAGAGACGCGATATATAATTTTCTCATTAATATGGCTGCGCTCAGGCAATCCGTTGAGCAACGGCACGTTAAGAAATTACACAATCGTTGTCAACGAACTGGCTCGCTATTCTGAAATAAAAAATATTACGATATGCAATCTTCTCGCGGAAGAAAAGTCACTCTGGGATTTTGTAAATTCTCAAAAATCAGGTTGGTTAGTCGAAACATTTACCTCAATGATCAAGATGTTAGCTAACACTATTGAGATTGATAAACGAATGAAGGTTGTTAGTGGGAAAATTCTCCGTCTCCTGCGCCAACGAGGAATTCAGTACAGGAGGACCCTCAATCAACATGCACCGATTCCGACTCGGATTTATTCAGAATTTATAGCACGTCTAAAAACGGAAATAATAAATTGGAAGAAAATTGAAGAGCAAATGCTACTAGCTATAGAAACATGCTCGGAAAACCGGTCTCAAAGAAAAAAAGATAAATTTGGCAATCAAAAATATACGCCAATTTCGCAGCTTATTAATCAAGTTTGCTTAGACTATTTATTTGAAAACGATCTTGATTGCAATGTTAAAAGCCTATCGAAAATTATTACAGAAATGCAGTTAGTCTCAAAATTAACTATTCAAGTTTTTTCTGGAATGCGTGACAACGAGGCATTTACTTTGCCCTACGACTGTCTTGAAGAATCCTATGCCAATGGGATAAAACATTTTTTCATACGTGGAAACACTACAAAATTTAATAATGGGAGACAAGTGCAAACACGATGGGTAACTAATCTTGATGGAGCAGATGCAATAAAAATTGCGCAAAGAATCGCGCTAACCATATATAAAAAACTGGGTATTGATCCCACTGGTCAGTCACAAAAAAAGAATGAAATCCCGCTCTTTATTTCCGCAGGCCATCTACCACTAGCAACTCTTTCGCCAAAGCGAAAAAATGGTCAGTTGCAGCCAACGAAAATTGCTTTTTCCCGGTTGTCAGCCCTTAGAGAAAAGCTTATTCCAAAAATACAAGAATCTGACATCCTCGAATTAGAGGAAATAGATCAGCACAGGTCTTGGAGATCTGAAGAAAAATTTCAAATCGGAATTCTCTGGCATTTTTGCTCCCATCAACTCAGGCGCTCACTTGCTCTATATGCACAACGTTCTGGACTCGTATCTCTATCATCACTTCGCAGACAATTGCAGCACATTACCAACGAAATGTCACAATACTACGCCAAAGGGTCTGCGTTTGCGAAAGATCTTATTGGTGACGATAAAGATCACTTTGGACTAGTTTGGCAAAGAACTCAACCAGAGTCCGCAGGACTTAGCTATATAAAAAATGTGCTTCTAAGTGAAGAAATGCTAGTCGGGGGTCATGCATCTTGGGTCAAAAATCAAAATATGAAATCAAATGCGGTGCTTGCCGTTGACAGAGATCTTACAATGCTCCGCTTTAAAAAAGGTGAAATGGCTTACACAGAGACTATTGTCGGTGGATGCACAAATATTGATGCATGCAAGCACCCAGCACTTGATTGGTTAAACTTTGAATGTTTAGCTAGCAATTGCAAGAACCTGGTTTGCGATCCAAGGAAACTGGATCGTGTCATTTCAGCGCATAAAAAGTTCCTGATCTCATTGGATCCTAACACTGTTGAATATCGAACCGAAAAGTCAAATCTAGAAGCGCTTCAGAAAATGTACGCAATTACTCAAACTCCTTAA
- a CDS encoding integrase — MKKKILARKILLPTFTFTELSEVQNQNTSLVQLKKIASFDSYHVRHKKNLPAIGSTNLNLNWTNSNFNLFPVVLDKSGAPWAEAMIFLISQIEERNAPAMSTFASIADSLTAYRRFIDESEIDWTIFPSNKMRRPTYIYHGTLKLSVAAGEIQLSTAKRRIGVVISFYEWLIAEKVLTPAFAPWKETDKYVQLTDGNGFRFSKKIISRDVSFKTQTQIDPYDQKITDGGKLRPLPVSEQEWLIDALLASGNTEMLLIHLLGITTGARIQSILTMRIKHLNIEINEKTNTDVRLKIGPGTGVDTKNDKALVLHIPTWFYKMLKVYSKSPRATRRRKLSKAGDHENQYIFLSQRGESFYSSKLDYKEFNEKSKIRYLKTGQAIRQFIKEKIIPFIRKKYDAPDFHFQFHDTRATFGMNMTDSQLALVANKKITLHQAREFVKARLGHSSTATTDNTSVPTFLIVETSVLVDFRH; from the coding sequence ATGAAAAAGAAAATATTAGCCAGAAAAATTCTTTTACCAACATTCACTTTTACTGAACTCAGCGAAGTACAAAACCAGAATACATCATTGGTTCAGCTAAAAAAAATTGCTTCTTTCGATTCATATCACGTACGTCATAAAAAAAATTTACCGGCAATCGGGAGTACTAATTTAAATCTGAACTGGACGAACTCAAATTTCAACTTATTCCCAGTTGTGCTAGATAAAAGCGGTGCTCCGTGGGCCGAGGCAATGATTTTCTTAATTTCGCAGATTGAAGAACGAAATGCGCCTGCGATGTCAACATTTGCAAGCATAGCCGATTCGCTCACTGCATATCGCCGGTTCATCGATGAAAGTGAAATTGATTGGACTATCTTTCCATCCAACAAAATGCGACGACCAACATATATCTACCATGGGACACTGAAACTAAGTGTTGCGGCAGGCGAGATTCAGCTGTCAACAGCCAAACGTAGAATTGGCGTAGTGATCTCATTTTATGAATGGCTTATTGCTGAGAAAGTCCTGACTCCCGCCTTTGCACCTTGGAAAGAAACCGACAAATATGTGCAATTGACAGATGGCAATGGATTCAGATTCTCAAAAAAAATAATATCCAGAGACGTTTCGTTTAAAACGCAAACGCAAATTGATCCATACGATCAAAAAATTACTGATGGTGGCAAGTTAAGGCCGCTTCCGGTAAGTGAACAAGAATGGCTAATTGACGCTCTGCTTGCCTCTGGAAACACAGAAATGCTTTTAATTCATCTACTTGGCATAACAACAGGCGCAAGAATTCAGTCAATTCTGACTATGAGAATCAAACATTTAAATATCGAAATAAATGAAAAAACAAATACAGATGTACGACTAAAAATAGGACCAGGCACCGGTGTAGACACAAAAAACGACAAAGCACTAGTACTACATATCCCAACGTGGTTTTACAAAATGCTCAAGGTTTATTCAAAAAGTCCAAGGGCAACGCGCCGAAGAAAATTATCAAAGGCAGGAGACCACGAAAATCAATATATATTTTTAAGTCAACGGGGTGAATCTTTTTATTCAAGCAAACTAGACTACAAGGAATTCAATGAAAAAAGCAAGATCAGATATTTAAAAACTGGGCAAGCGATCAGGCAGTTCATCAAAGAAAAAATTATTCCATTCATTCGGAAGAAATATGACGCTCCAGATTTTCACTTTCAATTTCATGACACCAGAGCGACCTTTGGAATGAATATGACAGACAGTCAATTAGCACTTGTCGCGAATAAGAAAATAACTTTACATCAGGCTAGGGAATTTGTGAAAGCAAGATTGGGGCATAGCTCTACAGCTACAACAGATAACACTAGTGTCCCAACGTTTCTCATAGTAGAGACATCTGTTTTGGTTGATTTTCGTCATTGA
- a CDS encoding ATP-grasp domain-containing protein has translation MSGKHKILVFPAGSEIGLEIYNSLKYSHHVELFGASGKNDHASYVYDESHYIEDTFYVDRPDFIERFNNLLLRLGIAFVYPTHDTIANFLAAHQDQLAARIITSCAQTNQIARSKSLTYAKFSAFAFCPQIFSGQDKALTFPVFLKPDDGQGGKGSYLASDQAELEFYLHKDPGLLISEFLPGEELSVDCFTDFKGDLKFIGPRTRERVQMGISFRSTAIELSSEIEEIANTINSTVALNGAWFFQVKKDRAGKFKLLEFAPRQSSTMGLYRAAGINFALLSLFNALKIPVHIMKNNYALQLDRCLHNRYRADFKYFHVYIDLDETLIIGSHVHPMVMAFVYQCRNRGIGLTLITKHRADVSASLRDCGIAENLFSAIIHLTEEQPKWQSIKGDGAIFIDNYWHDRLEVAQKLGIPVFDVDAVETLLA, from the coding sequence ATGAGCGGCAAACACAAGATACTGGTCTTTCCTGCGGGCTCTGAAATCGGTCTGGAAATTTATAACTCGCTTAAATATAGCCACCATGTCGAGCTGTTTGGTGCTTCAGGCAAGAATGATCATGCCTCTTATGTGTATGACGAGTCCCATTATATCGAGGACACGTTTTACGTGGACCGGCCAGATTTCATCGAGCGCTTCAACAACTTGCTGCTCAGGCTGGGGATAGCATTTGTCTATCCTACGCATGATACGATCGCTAATTTTCTGGCGGCACACCAGGATCAACTCGCGGCCAGGATCATTACTTCCTGTGCACAAACCAATCAGATCGCACGTTCAAAAAGCCTTACCTATGCGAAGTTCAGCGCATTTGCTTTTTGCCCGCAGATATTTTCTGGGCAAGACAAGGCACTGACATTCCCGGTATTTCTGAAGCCCGACGACGGCCAGGGTGGAAAAGGCAGCTACCTGGCCTCGGATCAGGCGGAGCTGGAATTCTATTTGCACAAAGATCCTGGCTTGCTCATCAGCGAGTTTTTGCCAGGTGAAGAATTGAGTGTGGATTGCTTCACCGACTTCAAGGGTGATTTAAAATTCATCGGCCCCAGGACGCGGGAGCGCGTGCAGATGGGCATCTCGTTCCGCTCGACCGCAATTGAGCTAAGCAGTGAAATCGAAGAGATTGCCAACACGATCAATAGTACTGTCGCTCTCAACGGTGCCTGGTTTTTCCAGGTAAAAAAGGACCGTGCAGGAAAATTCAAGCTGCTGGAATTTGCGCCACGCCAGTCCAGCACCATGGGTTTGTACCGTGCCGCAGGTATCAATTTTGCGCTGCTGAGCCTGTTCAATGCACTGAAAATCCCGGTGCACATCATGAAGAACAATTATGCACTGCAACTCGACCGTTGCCTGCATAACCGCTACAGGGCAGACTTCAAGTATTTCCATGTGTATATTGATCTTGATGAGACGCTCATCATAGGCAGCCATGTTCATCCCATGGTGATGGCTTTCGTCTATCAGTGCCGCAACCGCGGCATAGGCCTCACCCTCATCACCAAGCACCGCGCCGATGTCAGCGCCAGCCTGCGTGATTGTGGCATCGCTGAAAACTTGTTTAGCGCCATCATTCATCTGACAGAAGAACAGCCAAAGTGGCAGTCCATCAAGGGAGACGGGGCCATATTCATCGACAATTACTGGCATGACAGGCTGGAGGTAGCGCAAAAGCTGGGGATACCCGTGTTTGATGTCGATGCCGTTGAAACGCTGCTGGCATAA
- a CDS encoding IS4 family transposase, with amino-acid sequence MHQGKLVFSQVMTYLPLTTFRRCVAAHRGEHKVKDFSCLDQFFAMAFAQLTYRESLRDIEVNLRAQPHRLYHMGFRCATISRNTLANANATRPWQIYADLAQHLIAVARPLYASEPFGVDLDATVYAFDATTIDLCLSVYPWAPFRSAKAAIKLHTLLDLRGSIPSFIHITDGKTHEVNILDDLVIEPGAYYLMDRGYLDFARLHRLHAADAFFVTRAKSNTKFKRRYSQPVDRATSSVICDQTGVLPLFYASKDYPATLRRVVVKDDTGERIIFLTNNFTLKPEMIAALYKQRWQVELFFKWIKQHFRIKTFLGTSENAVKTQIWIAVCTYVLIAIVKKRLHLPHSLYEILQILSLTMFETTPINQLLTPPSGNLNDENQPKQMSLL; translated from the coding sequence ATGCATCAGGGCAAACTCGTTTTCTCGCAGGTCATGACGTATTTGCCACTGACCACTTTTCGACGATGTGTGGCAGCCCACAGGGGCGAACACAAGGTCAAGGATTTTTCCTGTCTGGATCAATTCTTCGCCATGGCCTTTGCGCAGTTGACCTATCGGGAATCGTTGCGCGATATCGAGGTCAATTTGCGCGCCCAGCCCCATCGGCTGTACCACATGGGATTTCGCTGCGCGACGATTTCCCGCAATACGCTGGCCAATGCAAATGCAACGCGCCCCTGGCAAATTTACGCCGATCTGGCGCAGCACCTGATTGCGGTAGCACGCCCGTTGTACGCCAGCGAACCATTTGGCGTGGACCTCGATGCAACGGTCTATGCGTTCGATGCCACCACCATCGATCTTTGTTTGTCTGTGTATCCCTGGGCACCTTTCCGATCCGCCAAGGCGGCCATCAAATTGCATACACTGCTGGACCTGCGCGGTTCTATTCCCAGCTTCATTCATATCACCGACGGCAAGACCCACGAGGTCAATATTCTCGACGATCTGGTCATCGAGCCAGGAGCTTATTACCTGATGGATCGCGGCTACCTGGACTTCGCCCGATTGCACAGGCTGCATGCGGCGGACGCCTTCTTTGTCACGAGAGCAAAAAGCAATACCAAGTTCAAGCGTCGGTATTCGCAGCCAGTCGATCGGGCGACGAGCAGCGTTATCTGCGATCAAACGGGCGTACTCCCGCTCTTCTACGCAAGCAAGGACTACCCGGCAACTTTGCGTCGTGTCGTCGTCAAGGACGACACTGGGGAACGCATCATTTTTTTGACCAACAATTTCACTCTCAAACCGGAGATGATCGCAGCGCTTTACAAGCAGCGTTGGCAGGTCGAATTGTTCTTCAAGTGGATCAAGCAACATTTCCGTATCAAAACCTTCCTGGGAACCAGCGAGAATGCCGTGAAGACGCAAATATGGATCGCGGTCTGTACTTATGTACTCATCGCTATCGTCAAAAAACGTCTGCATTTGCCTCACAGTCTTTACGAGATTCTACAAATCCTGAGCCTCACCATGTTTGAAACAACACCAATAAATCAATTACTTACGCCGCCATCGGGAAATCTCAATGACGAAAATCAACCAAAACAGATGTCTCTACTATGA
- a CDS encoding WbqC family protein — translation MPPMIPTTPGQERHRSLGVMQPYFFPYIGYFQLIAAVDQFIIYDNIKYTKKGWINRNRLLQDGKDVLFSLPLKAGSDSLDIVERELATDFKPEKLLRQFRNAYGRAPFFAQTMPLVERIVLHDDQNLFNFLHHGLIATCQHLGITTPIHVSSAVNIDHELKSQDKVIALCKAMGASRYINAIGGMDLYSGSVFNEHGIALNFIRTAAFEYAQYGAPFVPSLSIVDVMMFNSLENIRQQVGQGYDLI, via the coding sequence ATGCCCCCCATGATACCAACGACGCCAGGCCAGGAGCGTCACCGCAGCCTGGGCGTGATGCAACCCTATTTTTTTCCCTACATAGGTTACTTTCAACTGATCGCGGCGGTAGATCAGTTCATCATCTATGACAATATCAAGTACACCAAAAAGGGTTGGATCAACCGTAACCGCTTGCTACAAGACGGCAAGGATGTATTATTTTCACTACCTTTGAAAGCGGGGTCGGATTCGCTGGATATTGTTGAACGTGAGCTGGCAACTGATTTCAAACCTGAGAAATTATTGCGTCAGTTTCGCAATGCCTATGGCCGTGCGCCGTTTTTTGCGCAGACCATGCCACTTGTTGAACGCATCGTGTTGCATGATGACCAGAATCTGTTCAACTTCCTGCATCATGGCCTGATCGCGACTTGCCAGCATCTGGGTATCACTACTCCCATACATGTATCATCTGCTGTGAATATCGATCATGAGCTCAAAAGCCAGGACAAGGTCATCGCGCTATGCAAGGCAATGGGTGCAAGCAGGTATATTAACGCCATAGGAGGCATGGATTTATATTCAGGCAGTGTATTCAATGAACATGGTATTGCACTCAACTTCATACGTACTGCTGCATTTGAATATGCTCAGTATGGGGCGCCGTTTGTGCCTTCGCTATCTATTGTTGATGTCATGATGTTCAATTCACTGGAGAATATCAGGCAACAAGTCGGGCAAGGCTATGATTTAATCTGA
- a CDS encoding cupin domain-containing protein, translating into MRINKNFAIAAAFFAGLIASPLMQHMVSDAYADAPGLTASITDLLAIKHDDLPKTGNPDLNARPLVVTDNATVGIQSGNVAKHIHPQTDEIQYIIEGSGSMWLGKERKDFKPGSLIVIPKGTAHAGSIVSNGPVKAIAIKIPPQGKTDTVFVD; encoded by the coding sequence ATGCGTATCAACAAAAACTTCGCCATTGCCGCTGCATTTTTTGCAGGCCTGATTGCCTCACCCCTGATGCAGCATATGGTCAGCGATGCCTATGCCGATGCGCCTGGCCTGACTGCCAGCATCACAGATTTGCTGGCGATCAAGCATGATGACTTGCCCAAGACTGGCAATCCAGATTTGAATGCCCGCCCTCTGGTGGTCACGGACAATGCCACGGTCGGCATACAATCCGGCAATGTTGCCAAGCACATCCACCCGCAGACTGACGAAATCCAGTACATCATCGAAGGCAGCGGCAGCATGTGGCTGGGCAAAGAGCGCAAAGACTTCAAACCTGGCAGCCTCATCGTCATCCCCAAAGGCACAGCCCACGCTGGCAGCATCGTCAGCAACGGCCCGGTGAAAGCCATCGCCATCAAGATCCCGCCTCAGGGCAAGACGGATACGGTGTTTGTGGATTGA
- a CDS encoding class I SAM-dependent methyltransferase, which produces MDSKRNYNAELDDAGNRENEKYAYSFDFDVLHHYMIKSFEPFINNGSILELGSYKGNFTKRLQAFSDDITCVEASDTAIAEARASFGESLHFFNAEFEKVQLPRRYDNIVLTHVLEHLDDPVMVLKRINDEWLSDKGRLFLVCPNANAPSRQIAVKMGLISHNAAVTPAEAEHGHRCTYSLDTMERDAVAAGLKVVHRSGIFFKALANFQWDRLLNTDIISPAYIEGCYQLGQQYPDLCASIFLMCEKGQAKTPNPAVGAS; this is translated from the coding sequence ATGGACAGCAAGCGCAACTACAACGCCGAACTCGATGATGCAGGCAATCGTGAGAACGAAAAATACGCCTATTCGTTTGACTTTGATGTACTGCATCACTACATGATCAAATCTTTCGAGCCCTTCATCAATAATGGCAGCATACTGGAACTGGGTAGCTACAAAGGCAACTTCACCAAGCGACTGCAGGCCTTTTCTGACGATATTACCTGCGTCGAAGCGTCGGACACGGCCATCGCTGAAGCACGTGCCAGTTTTGGTGAAAGCCTGCATTTTTTCAATGCCGAATTTGAAAAAGTGCAATTGCCACGCCGCTATGACAATATCGTACTGACCCATGTACTTGAACACCTGGATGACCCGGTAATGGTACTGAAACGTATCAATGATGAATGGTTGTCTGACAAAGGCCGTCTCTTCCTGGTTTGTCCCAATGCAAATGCCCCTTCACGCCAGATTGCCGTGAAGATGGGTTTAATTTCGCACAATGCTGCTGTCACGCCCGCCGAGGCAGAACATGGGCACAGGTGCACTTATTCGTTGGACACCATGGAGCGCGACGCCGTCGCTGCCGGCTTGAAGGTAGTCCACCGTTCCGGTATTTTTTTTAAGGCACTCGCCAATTTCCAGTGGGACCGTTTGCTCAACACCGACATCATTTCTCCAGCCTATATCGAAGGCTGCTATCAATTAGGCCAACAGTACCCGGACTTGTGCGCGAGTATTTTCCTGATGTGTGAAAAAGGCCAAGCAAAAACACCAAACCCGGCAGTTGGAGCAAGCTGA
- a CDS encoding class I SAM-dependent methyltransferase, producing MTNILDTHVQAYEGSSIYEFDNQIQLQWYPERVAQFSDGAHSLLELGLGHGITANMFEKHFSRHVVIDASRAVIDQFRSRFPDSRAEIVEAYFENFSTEERFDVIVFGYILEHVDDPVRILKHFRQFLAPEGRMFVTVPNAEVLNRRLGHLAGLLPDMQELSDYDHLLGHKRYYTVHTLTKDILEAGYEIKRMEGIYLKPLTTRQMLSLNFDANIIRAFCLAAIDYPELSCGILAELTLPAA from the coding sequence ATGACCAATATACTCGACACCCATGTGCAAGCCTATGAAGGTTCCAGCATTTACGAGTTTGACAATCAGATCCAGCTACAATGGTATCCGGAACGCGTCGCCCAATTTTCTGACGGTGCCCATTCGCTGCTGGAACTGGGTCTGGGTCACGGCATTACTGCCAACATGTTTGAGAAGCATTTTTCCCGCCATGTGGTGATTGATGCCTCGCGCGCGGTGATTGATCAGTTTCGTAGCCGCTTCCCCGACTCCAGGGCAGAGATAGTTGAAGCCTATTTTGAAAATTTTTCCACTGAAGAGCGCTTTGATGTCATCGTCTTTGGTTACATCCTGGAACATGTAGACGATCCTGTACGCATACTCAAGCATTTCCGCCAATTTCTGGCACCAGAGGGGCGCATGTTTGTGACTGTGCCAAATGCAGAAGTGCTGAACCGTCGCCTGGGCCATCTCGCGGGCTTGCTGCCAGACATGCAGGAATTGTCTGACTACGATCATTTATTAGGGCATAAGCGTTATTACACCGTTCATACCTTGACAAAAGATATTCTTGAAGCGGGCTATGAGATCAAGCGCATGGAAGGTATTTACCTCAAACCCTTGACGACAAGGCAAATGCTGTCACTAAATTTCGATGCCAATATCATCCGCGCATTTTGCCTCGCAGCGATCGATTATCCAGAGCTCTCCTGCGGTATCCTGGCAGAACTGACTTTGCCAGCAGCCTGA